Proteins encoded within one genomic window of Deltaproteobacteria bacterium:
- a CDS encoding PilZ domain-containing protein, translating to MSQLADSNNRKHTRVAVHISAEIYMEDGPVLKGTTRNMSFGGAFVNLEIDSDGSPQIGDKCELRLKLGSSEAPLTVPVKCKLARANSDGLGMEFLSTTIEGYWHFKNLMVYNSPESDRLLQELETHPGLSIKKDQPA from the coding sequence ATGAGCCAACTAGCGGATTCAAATAATCGAAAGCATACACGAGTTGCAGTTCATATCTCGGCTGAGATTTATATGGAAGATGGCCCCGTTCTAAAAGGCACAACTCGCAATATGAGTTTCGGTGGTGCCTTCGTTAATCTCGAGATTGATTCAGACGGCTCACCGCAAATCGGTGACAAATGTGAACTCCGTCTTAAGCTTGGTTCTTCAGAAGCGCCACTTACCGTTCCCGTGAAGTGTAAACTTGCAAGAGCAAATTCGGACGGTCTCGGTATGGAATTTCTTTCAACAACAATTGAAGGATACTGGCATTTCAAAAATCTAATGGTCTACAACTCTCCGGAGTCCGACAGACTCTTACAAGAGCTTGAAACACACCCAGGCTTATCGATTAAGAAAGACCAACCAGCATAA
- the mutM gene encoding bifunctional DNA-formamidopyrimidine glycosylase/DNA-(apurinic or apyrimidinic site) lyase, with product MPELPEVETVRRTLEPVLRGDTIKGFIIYEPRLRWTLEPSDLERWVKGRTIRNMARRGKYLIFVLEGGGAMLVHLGMTGVLSLAKRSHERRTHDHVIFELASGGQLVFNDVRRFGSIDAFEYSGIAEHPRLCHLGPEPLEAEFNAEYLYRVSRGMKVNIKNFIMDGRRVVGVGNIYAAEALFHSGIHPKTPARRIGKERCALLVEAIQKILQDAIVKGGTTISDFRNGYGEVGYFGQSLSVYGREGEPCTRCKKIIRRMVQGGRSTFYCAGCQRG from the coding sequence ATGCCTGAATTACCCGAAGTAGAAACTGTGCGTCGAACCCTGGAACCCGTCTTGAGGGGCGATACCATAAAGGGATTTATTATCTATGAGCCGCGTCTGCGTTGGACTTTGGAGCCATCTGACTTAGAGCGATGGGTGAAGGGTAGGACGATTCGCAATATGGCGCGTCGCGGCAAATATCTCATCTTCGTTCTCGAGGGCGGCGGTGCGATGTTGGTTCATCTTGGTATGACCGGTGTATTAAGTTTGGCAAAAAGATCGCACGAACGTCGTACACATGACCATGTCATTTTTGAATTGGCCAGTGGTGGCCAACTTGTCTTTAATGACGTTCGCCGTTTTGGTTCGATTGATGCGTTTGAATACAGTGGCATTGCTGAGCACCCGAGGCTTTGTCACCTTGGTCCGGAACCTTTGGAGGCCGAGTTCAACGCCGAGTATTTATACCGGGTTAGCCGCGGAATGAAAGTGAACATTAAGAACTTCATTATGGATGGACGCCGTGTGGTGGGCGTGGGTAATATCTATGCAGCGGAAGCCTTATTTCATTCTGGGATTCATCCCAAGACTCCGGCAAGGCGAATTGGTAAAGAACGCTGCGCCCTTTTGGTAGAGGCGATTCAAAAGATATTACAAGATGCCATTGTTAAGGGTGGAACCACTATCAGCGATTTTCGCAATGGCTATGGCGAGGTGGGTTACTTCGGGCAGTCATTATCGGTTTATGGACGAGAAGGGGAACCATGTACGCGTTGCAAGAAAATCATTCGGCGGATGGTTCAGGGCGGTCGCAGCACATTCTACTGTGCTGGCTGTCAGCGGGGTTAG